A region of the Fischerella sp. PCC 9605 genome:
TGCATGGGTGTGAATCTTGTCAAACTTTGCTAGCAGCCCATCTAGGTTCGGTATGTCTGGATGTAGAACAATGAGATCGCGGGACTGATAGCCTGCTGTCTGTTGCAATTGCTCAAAATAACCATCCAAGGCTTTTAACACCTGTTCTTTTTCGTCTTCATCGAGGCTATCTTTTGCCAGCAGCTGATGTAACTGGGGATTTTCTCCCACAGACCAGCGATCGAGTTGAATATTTAAGCACGCTAGTTCGCGGGTAATATCTTTCAGTTCGGTGTATGTTTTGCCGTCTTCTAGTTGTAGAATTGCCATAATTCACCTCCTGCAAAAAATATTATACGGTATCTCGAAGGACTTACCGGGCTTCAGATTACTTGTGACTTTTGATTTTTGACTTTTGAAAATACTCCTGCATAACTTGTAACGCCATCGGGCTAGCAACGCTACCACCGCCACCACCTGAATGTTCTGCAAAAGCTACAATCACAAGTTCTGGATTATCGGCGGGAGCATAACCAGCAAACCAGGCGTGATTTGCTTTCACACCTTTACTTTGCCAAGCTTCGGCAGTTCCAGTTTTACCAGCTATTGGGGGAAGGGTTGGTACATTTAAAGCTTTAGCTGTACCTTCAGTCACTACCTTCCGCAATCCTTCGCGGAGAACATTGACGGTAGACGGTTTCATACCGACCGACTCGTGCCAAGTTTTTGCTTGCTCGTTGTCTTGGAGTAAATGCGGCTGGACTCGGTAGCCACCATTGGCGGGTACAGCAAACATGATAGCGACTTGTAGAGGTGTGGCTAGTAATGCTCCCTGGCCAATTGACATATTCACCGAATCGCCTACAGTCCAAGGCATTTTCCAAACTTTCTGTTTCCATGCTTCATCTGGAACAAAACCTTTGGATTCTTCGTAAGTGAATTCAAACCCAGTTTTCCTACCAAGGCCATACTTGCGAGTCCATTCAATCAAGGTGGGGCCACCAACTCTCGCACCGACTTGGTAGAAGAAAGTATCGCTGCTCATGGCGATCGCTCCTGCAAACCCTAACGGGCCAAATCCGGCGTGGTTCCAC
Encoded here:
- a CDS encoding 1,2-dihydroxy-3-keto-5-methylthiopentene dioxygenase, with amino-acid sequence MAILQLEDGKTYTELKDITRELACLNIQLDRWSVGENPQLHQLLAKDSLDEDEKEQVLKALDGYFEQLQQTAGYQSRDLIVLHPDIPNLDGLLAKFDKIHTHADDEVRYIVAGEGIFGFVRPDGSQVELTVQPQEYINVPARTEHWFYLTPARRVKAVRYFTTTEGWVPEYTGTPIRRHQAVA